The DNA sequence AGAACTTGCACATAATACACCTCTTATTGTacatttttatttctaatttgTTTAGTTATATGAATCGTATAAAGATTTATGCAGTTATAAAAATGTTTTGTAATTCCATAAATAGTATTTCATTTTGGTATGTTTTAGATATAATGTACTCATActgatttttatttgtttacaatCAAGTTGCATTCTAATAAAAACTATATTGACAGATGGTTTCAGTTAGAACAACTTTATAAATGTCAAACTCAACCAAAGCCAGCATCAAAATAATGTCGAAAACAACAAAGCtgactgtagacatcgaaatttcggtaaataaatgttgaccgataaatcaaaatgtcaacgctcatgtattacataaattttacacgtagcgtatgactcaacgaaaattgaaatgagttggaaaagtcatcaaataggacacgtgtcaacacctggcagaaacgacttatttcatctggaatattatattcaaaattaggccttggaaaattctataaatacaagcccatttcattcatttgagggggaaccaaaatcattaggcaaaattcttgaagctctgaagctctgaaactccgaagctctcaagcatccaggttcccgaagaatcaagaaagcgttcttcgttcttcgttcatcgttcttccaagatcaagccccgacggcccttggattaacaatcaccaattcaagatcaagccccgacggcctttgaagaaagtgttcttcgttccttgttcatcgttcttccaagatcaagccccgacggcccttggatcaaccatccaccaattcaagatcaagccccaaaggcccttgaagaacttccgttcaattcaagatcaagccccgacggcccttgaagaaagcacaatcgttcatcatccgttcatcttaagatcaagccccaacggccctttggatcaacaacgttgacaaatccacacatccaaccgttcttcaagattaagcccaaaagcccttgaagatccgttcatcactgttcttcaagatcaagcccaaaagcccttgaagatccgttcatcaccgttattcaagatcaagccttaaagcccttgaagatccgttcatcaccgttattcaagatcaagccttaacggcccttgaagaaacactcatcctcaagatcaagccccaacggctccttgaagatccgctcaaatccaccttcaaagatcaagcccacggccccttgaagaaacttccaacagttcatccaagatcaagcctcgatggcccttggatcaacgaaacatccacaaatcaacaccttacggagatcgaatcagagaatcaaaatagagagagattgtaacccaaaatcatcaaatacaaatatttgtttgtgcacgttgttcttgtctctttcgtttcaagaattttccgtgttcacaaattggcacgctcggtgggaccatctctacctctcatctctttctccgttcaagaaattcgagcacacttccaaaattaatggcatcaaggaaggctcaaactgttcccgcaactggcgcaaagaacaagagcgtcctcgtcgcaagtggtgtcactttaggcatcacgactcgaagcaaggcaagagctacttctgccgcctctttcacctctgcattaACTGCGCcaagggaacaagagcacccaaggcacgagcctttgatcaccttagcctcaccaaAGGCACCAAGGGGCGAAagtccaaggaaatactccgaatccatgctctccgatgccgattcgagcggcagttcagccatgcaagtcatgaccattggagcaacttcaatcgatgagcagctggctcaaatgaatgaagcaatcgcaaggctaacccgaactgtggaagaaaaagacttgcaaatcgctgcactcgtcagccgactggagccacaggacggcgataaccctaacccagaagaggagcctccggtggagaatatcgatgtgaagccggagccagaccaagcagcggcactcatgggatctctttctatccagcaactgcaggagatgatcgccaaCACCGTCAAGGCACaatacgaagggagctcaaatacctccgggttgtactcgaaGGCGTATTCAAAGAAAATTgatgccttaaggatgccgaggggttatcaaccaccaaagttcatgcaattcgatggaaagggaaacccgaaacagcacgttgcccactttgttgaaacttgcaacaacgcagggaccgaaaggggattacctcgccaagcagtttgtgcactcgctgaaaggaaacgcctttgagtggtacacagacctagagcctgagtccatcaacagctgggagcaattagagcgagaattcctcaaccgcttctacaacaCCCGTCGCACTgtaagcatgctagagctaacgagcacaaagcagtggaaggacaagccagtcattgactacatcaacagatagcgcactctaagcctcgactgtaaagacaggctctcggaaacctcttcaatcgagatgtgcatccaaggcatgcaatggggtttgcaatacatcattcaaggcattaaaccacggactttcgaggaattggccactcgcgcccatgacatggagttgatcATCGCCCATCATGGAAAGAAAGAATCGATcaccgactacaagaacgacaaagttcttgggccaaagttggagaagactgcgtggaaacccaccaaggaagcaatgacagtcaacacagctcccgtcaaaatccctacacgaggcaaggcgattcaaaccgaagcttttcgtgatcaagagatgcgtagacgcactttgaaggagcttgaggagaggacttatccattccccgactctgatatggttgccatgttagaagacttgctggaaaagaaggtgattagtttgcctgagtgcaaacggccagaagagatgaatcgcactgacagtccaaggtactgttaattccaccgcttcatcagtcatccgacagaaaaatgtttcgtgctgaaagatctcattatgaagctggctcagaaaggaatcatcgagctagatcttgacgatgtggtgaagtcaaactataccaccttcacttctggctcttccgactcaaagttttcacctcaaccgctggggcatcctccaagacaagcaaatttgaaggatggactcaagtcactcctaagaaattgcacaagaagcatacgtctcctccacaagtccgccaatcggaaagggggcaaaacatctcttgtcaaccttcaaagcaacgtgaacgtgttgaagatgatgaaatttcgacacatagaccgtccatccccatcacgatgcgcgatttctttcctgaagacttcttcaatcactcggtcaagattccttgctatgaaaattgcAAGGAAAGCCTCTCCAGGATCGTTTAACAAAttcacaatgctccttgttcgcacgagcctaaactgcacgaaccaaagctccttgtccgcacgagcctaaactgtaggacacgaggctcctcgcctgcaccagcctaaactgcatggcactaagctccttgttcgcacgagcctaaactgcacgaaccaaagctccttacctgcacgagcctaaactgcatggcacaacgctcctggtctgcatgagcataaaaggcaacaccaacgctcctggtccgcacgagcataaaaggcgacaacaaaagctcattgcctgcatgaggtaaaactgcaaacggcacaaaaaaaaaaatatatgtatgtatttgaactacgttacgacttaatctcttctttggaggagtacgtaggcagctcgaatgttcaatttttcgagttcagtcacatcaaaataaaaagaataaatgttttattaaaaaaaaatacatatgttttatgtatctaaaaagaaaaagaaaaaaaaaggaatacatatgttattacttgtttacaaaaaaaaaaattaaaaaaaaataaaaaataaaaaataaaacgatttcttttacatacatatacatacacatatatatatatatgtatgtatatgcatCAGCAGCAAGCCTCTCAAAAGGAAGCTATCCAGGCCCAAGTGACAGCCTCCAAGCCCAAATTCCCTCCCACTTCCTGTAAGTTCTCGTTCCGTCCAGGCTTCCCTCCAAAGCACAGAGAGCGACGACCTTTCTCACATACCCCCGGAAGCGGAGCCACCGGCCATGGACCCAGGCAGAGCAATCAATGTCGCCACCGCGTGCGGCGGAGCCGGTGAGGTCGGGGTCCGGATTCACCAAACCCGACGGCTCCCCGATTTCCTCCAGAGCGTTAATCTCAATACAATCTCGTCTCCGTCATCATCTGCTCCGCCGTCCTCATGTTCGGGTTGATCGTCTACATCATGACCCGACCCAGACCCGTCTACTTGGTCGATTACGCCTGCTACCGCCCGCCCGATCACCTCAAGGCACCGTACCAGCGCTTCATGGAGCACTCCCGCCTCACGCAGGACTTCGACGACTCGTCGCTCGAGTTCCAGCGCAAGATTCTCGAGCACTCCGGCCTCGGCGAGGAGACTTATGTCCCAGAGGCGATGCATTACATCCCTCCCCGGCCGTCGATGGCCGCCGCCAGGGAGGAGGCGGAGCAGGTGATGTACGGTGCTCTGGATAATCTGTTTGCCAATACCCATGTGAAGCCAAAGGACATTGGGATTCTCGTTGTGAATTGCAGCTTATTTAATCTGACGCAGTCGCTTTCCGCCATGATTGTTAATAAGTACAAATTGAGGGGTAATATTAGAAGTTTTAACTTAGGGGGAATGGGTTGTAGTGCTGGGGTTATAGCTGTTGATCTTGCCAAAGACTTGTTGTAAATCCATCGGAACACTTATGCTGTTGTTGTTAGTACTGAGAACATTACTCAGAATTGGTATTTTGGGAATAAGAAGTCTATGTTGATACCCAATTGCTTGTTTCGTGTTGGGGGTTCCGCGGTTTTGCTTTCCAATAAGTCCGTTGATAGGAGGCGGGCTAAGTACAAGCTTGTTCATGTTGTGAGGACCCATCGTGGCGCGAATGATAAAGTTTTCCGTTGTGTTTATCAGGAGCAGGATGACAAGGGGAAGACTGGTGTGTCTTTGTCGAAAGATTTGATGGCAATTGCCGGTGGGGCGCTTAAGACCAACATTGCCACTTTGGGACCTATTGTGCTTCCTATAAGCGAGcagcttcttttcttttcatcacTTGTGGTTAAGAAGCTGTTCAAGTCCAACGTCAAGCCATATATCCCGGATTTCAAGCTGGCATTTGATCATTTTTGCATACACGCTGGAAGGATCGACTGAGGTGCATCTGCTGTTGCAGAACCGACAAAATCAGATATTTCACAATCCATGCTCGTCTTCTACAGCGGCCATCGTCATGTTCTCCATCCAAACTTCATGGCCGTGCCCTCCGTTGCTGAAGCTCCGTTGTTTTCGAACATGCTCAGGCATCTCAACTCTGCATCATCCGCCTGACTGCTGTCAAAACAACTAGCCGGTCTTGGCACTCCGCCTTACCAAGTCCACCTTCATCACTGCAGGATCGTCCCCAAGCAGAAGCTGGCCCCGGTGAGGTCTCGCAGATGACGGCAAGCAGCCCTGAAAGATTCCGCCGCTGCTGGTCTCGAGTCTGGTCGACCCAACGCTCTCCAACATGAGATCCAAAAGGAGCCCGTCATGCTCCTCCAATCCTCTACCGACGCCATTAATATCCCAAACCATCGTCTCCCTCGGCGTCCGCTCCGGCTTTCTTTCCTCTCTCAAGTTGCAGCAAGTCGGATCCAAATCAAGACCACCCGCCACAGCGCCTGTCCACCATAAGAGCCAGCGACAGCGACGGATCTCTCGGGAAGACCCGGCTCAGCAGCGCCGAGTGCGAGGACGCCATCGTCGCAGGAAACGCGCCCCAAGCAACGTGACGCCAGGATCTCCACCAAGCTCCTCAACGCCACCTTTTCTGCTCTACAGGTAGCGGTCGTGGTCCCTGGACGACGAAGCGTGGAACCACCGCGAGAGAATCAATGGCAGATCGGACCTCCTCCTCACCATCACCATCTTCAAACTTCAGTTTCAACCTCAGGATCTCCACCGCCATTCTGCCGCCTGCTCACGAAGATGGGTGCAGCGTCATCACCGACGAGGTTGCGGAGCCGAGAAAACGCACGGCAAGGAGCGAGGATCAAGGCAGGCGTCGGAGATGTCGAGTACATGGACGGAAGATGGGTCAACACCGGCGTTTTGAAGCTGGTAATCGAGGATCTTCCCTCTCGGTACCCAcccctccttcttcctcctcctccgtgctcttccttcttccttctcctccgtctcttgcctcgcagctgccaacaacttcaaagaccgctgtcaaacgactagccggccgagaagcCCTTCCTCAAACTCGAGctccgctccctgcaaattcctctacccaccacccaaatttatacagaaaaaatatattaaaaaaacaaaaaaaaaagggggatggtggagcaaagtggtgctgGCACTACGtggaaaaaaaagggggggtgcatcaggcaccatgtgcaaaggaaaagataaaaaaaaaaatatatatatatatatatatatatatataataattgtaaAGGTTTTGGGTGCTCCACTCACCGTGTTTTGATTGTTTTAAAGCCAAGCTGGAAAGAaggagaaataataaaaaaataaaaataaaaattggtgGAGTCTTGGTGCCTCTGGCaccatgtaaaaaaaaaaaaaaaaaagaatggtgGATCAGTCCACGTGAAAAAtcaatatgtatgtatgtttacagcaaaaaaaaaaaaaaaaaaacaaatgcatcgagagaaataaagtccgtttttatttattttttttggaaattttacataaatttgcattatacatacttataaaaataaaaaaaataaaaaaaaataaaaataaaaaaagacaaatcaaatttacaggaaGGGATCTTCAAGGTTGATCAGATGCCgcctcagtactcggcggaaccccaggaggaggaggcaccgacggttgattatttggagcttcattacgcggtacagccccagaagacgaaggcaaatgctgctggaacaaacccacaaacctctgatgatcaagtaaaatctgaccatcagattcctgcatctgatcaatcttcctcttcatgtttgtcgcatagctatgagCGAGTTtgtgtaactgtttattctcatgcttgagccccctaatctcctgtttgagactcatcacttcagccgccaaggattcaacttgacgggttcaagcaaataggcgttaggccatattagacacagaacctgcacactgcacactgagagccagggaatccttaacagccaactcatcaaaccgtttggaaagtagtctgttatctttgggagtgacaaggttccaggccaccaccgcagcggtcatatcattcttcatcattgaATCCCcgacggtaagaggaccagtagggtatatgaaggatgggcgccatatgttgtctggagaaggcgggattgcctcttcaccatggttcaagtcaaaacgacggtcggaggggccagacattttcagaggtgttaaagaaagaagaggtcggacaagtcaagatggtagaagtgcaagaggggagtttctacaagcaaaaaaattcaagtgtgctttgaaacgaattacgtgcctctataaaaaatcagcactcgacggaatttcagagatcgaagaggcaagctcagaattcgaagacgTCGATTCAAAAaacgaagaggcaagctcagaaatcggagaggcatcttgcttttccagacgcgtcagcacccatcacacgcaaactcagctttgcggaaatcacgggtaatttgtcgaatcgccgatcccagatatcgaagaagcgccagtctttttcagcctcgtcaacacctgtcatatgcacactcagcttggcggaaattacagacaatttgtcgaagatttctgataaagaagaaagcacgtgaagccatactgatcaatcactcaatggttgccgacacgagtgaaagaatagtacctctacaggtattaaaaaaaaaaaaaaaacttcctataactgtctaCCTTCACCCTTCATAGCAAGGCAAACagacagaacctttcttcatctccaagaatgccttcccaacgaagcctctcgagtcactcagtgttctttattccttggggtacctctgcaaacaaatgacaccaaagcaaaagtatctcatatcaccagggtagaaagcaagagtatcgcatatcatgcgttctccctgtcctttcctttgtccttgttcttacctgcaaagacaaggataaagaaagaaatatgccggaacctctactcaaactcgggtaaggaaccgattgcttggaacccttccctgattgcctacctagcactgctctcgagtactcgtcttccactgctgctgcacttccaaagaagctgccacatctgcctgaagaacagataaggcaagtgaaaatgataccttgcagcacatggagacaacgtgcagaagaaacaagcagagaagaatgcagcatgcacagtcaactcagcagaaggagtctgagatgaggaactcgagaagatgccacatttgcctgaggaacagataaaggaaatgaaaatgataccttgaagcatgtggagacaagtgcaacaaagcacgtgctgagtcatccgctacttcttcaaaatcaaaagtatctcatatcatcagggttgcaatcattCTGGACGGTGaattcgttttgaccctcaaattcttgggtcggcttactaggcgttgtgagctgcacgtgccgattcaccacccttgaatcaaaaccttaaagatcaagtcaccaactggaagaagagcccatcaatcttgaagatcataccgttgaccaaactgctcaggtgtgaattagaaagattgaacaaagcaacaagtcgtcaccttcacctcgtgcctgcttgccatgtgttcgagtcaaccttcaagaatcaagcctcaacggcccttcaagaagcttccagccaaattcaagatcaagcctcgacggcccttgaggaaatcacaagtccgattcaagatcaagtgtctaccactcttgaatcaaaacctagttcaagaataagctgtggaaaatcaacaattggaggaatccagaaaatcctccaacccagttcaagatcaaagctgtggaaagacaacaagcgcaacaaaatacgtgccgattcatccactaccaaagccaaagatcatctaccacttGAAACTCCTTGTGGTctaatttcaaccttcaagatcaagcctcgacggctcttgaagaaatctcaagaccaattcaagatcaagcctcaacggcccttgaagaaatctccagcccaattcaagatcaagcctcgatggcccttggatcgacatctacaataacagacttcaaaacgcatctcctacacgtgacaagcacatgtatacgacgtgccttgaagtgggggcatttgtagacatcgaaatttcggtaaataaatgttgaccgataaatcaaagtgtcaacgctcatgtattacataaattttacatgtagcgtgtgactcaacgaaaattgaaatgagttggaaaagtcatcaaataggacacgtgt is a window from the Malus domestica chromosome 16, GDT2T_hap1 genome containing:
- the LOC103454776 gene encoding LOW QUALITY PROTEIN: 3-ketoacyl-CoA synthase 4 (The sequence of the model RefSeq protein was modified relative to this genomic sequence to represent the inferred CDS: inserted 1 base in 1 codon; substituted 1 base at 1 genomic stop codon), coding for MDPGRAINVATACGGAGEVGVRIHQTRRLPDFLQSVNXQYNLVSVIICSAVLMFGLIVYIMTRPRPVYLVDYACYRPPDHLKAPYQRFMEHSRLTQDFDDSSLEFQRKILEHSGLGEETYVPEAMHYIPPRPSMAAAREEAEQVMYGALDNLFANTHVKPKDIGILVVNCSLFNLTQSLSAMIVNKYKLRGNIRSFNLGGMGCSAGVIAVDLAKDLLXIHRNTYAVVVSTENITQNWYFGNKKSMLIPNCLFRVGGSAVLLSNKSVDRRRAKYKLVHVVRTHRGANDKVFRCVYQEQDDKGKTGVSLSKDLMAIAGGALKTNIATLGPIVLPISEQLLFFSSLVVKKLFKSNVKPYIPDFKLAFDHFCIHAGRID